A DNA window from Desulfurobacterium atlanticum contains the following coding sequences:
- the sucC gene encoding ADP-forming succinate--CoA ligase subunit beta produces MKIHEYQAKDIFRKYGLPVPEGKVAHSAHEAKQAAEELGTSVVVVKAQVHAGGRGKAGGVKLAKSPEEAAEIAANMIGNRLKTYQNPEGLPINVVLIEAGVNIDKEYYVGITLDREVSRPVLMVSAAGGMEIEEIAKTNPELIIKEHIDPVTGLMPYQARKITFKIGLTDKKVLSQFVRLAMTLARMYFELDASLIEVNPLVLTKEGNLICLDAKIEFDENALFRHCDILELEDTTQIDPLELEAKKWDLNYVKLDGNIGCMVNGAGLAMATMDTIKFYGGEPANFLDVGGGATVERVAAAFKLLLSDPNVKAIFVNIFGGIVRCDRIAGGIVEAAKQVNLDRPLIVRLEGTNVELGRKMLEESGLNIIPAKDMADGAEKAVKAAKGEL; encoded by the coding sequence ATGAAAATACATGAATATCAGGCAAAAGACATATTCAGAAAGTATGGGTTGCCTGTTCCTGAAGGGAAGGTTGCACATTCAGCACATGAAGCAAAGCAGGCTGCAGAAGAGCTTGGAACTTCTGTGGTTGTAGTTAAAGCACAGGTTCATGCAGGTGGTAGAGGAAAAGCAGGCGGTGTTAAGCTTGCGAAATCTCCAGAAGAGGCGGCTGAAATAGCTGCAAATATGATAGGTAATCGCCTTAAAACTTACCAGAATCCCGAAGGTCTTCCTATTAATGTTGTTCTTATAGAGGCAGGTGTTAATATAGATAAGGAGTATTATGTAGGTATAACTCTTGATAGAGAAGTTTCACGGCCGGTTCTTATGGTTTCGGCGGCTGGCGGAATGGAGATAGAGGAGATAGCTAAAACAAATCCTGAATTGATTATAAAAGAGCATATAGATCCTGTGACAGGACTTATGCCTTATCAGGCAAGGAAAATTACCTTTAAAATCGGCCTTACAGATAAAAAAGTTCTTTCTCAATTTGTAAGATTAGCAATGACCCTTGCAAGAATGTATTTTGAACTTGATGCCTCTCTTATAGAGGTAAATCCACTTGTTTTAACTAAAGAGGGGAATCTTATCTGTCTTGATGCAAAGATAGAGTTTGATGAGAATGCTCTTTTTAGGCATTGTGATATTCTTGAGCTTGAAGATACAACCCAGATTGATCCACTTGAGCTTGAAGCTAAAAAGTGGGATTTGAACTATGTAAAGCTTGATGGAAATATAGGTTGTATGGTGAACGGTGCAGGACTTGCTATGGCTACAATGGATACTATTAAGTTTTACGGAGGAGAGCCAGCCAACTTTCTTGATGTTGGTGGTGGTGCTACTGTTGAAAGAGTTGCTGCGGCTTTCAAGTTGCTTCTTTCAGATCCAAATGTGAAAGCTATTTTTGTGAACATTTTTGGCGGTATAGTCAGGTGTGACAGAATTGCCGGCGGTATAGTTGAAGCAGCAAAACAGGTTAATCTTGATAGGCCACTAATAGTAAGACTTGAAGGAACAAATGTTGAACTTGGAAGAAAAATGCTTGAGGAGAGCGGTCTTAATATAATTCCTGCCAAAGATATGGCAGATGGTGCAGAAAAGGCTGTTAAAGCTGCAAAAGGTGAACTTTAA
- a CDS encoding thioredoxin family protein — protein sequence MDTAIKIFYYVARVFFFLAFIYLVLVILLRIYWNFKSKRMRGKPLPLLDGEFSRLKKGKGMVYFFSPTCKPCKEMEPIIKKLSRDAKIKVVRVDVNKKPELARKFGVLATPCEILTKDGKIVKIFLGPATEGDIRKALEL from the coding sequence ATGGATACAGCTATAAAGATTTTTTATTACGTTGCAAGGGTATTTTTCTTCCTTGCTTTCATCTATCTTGTGCTGGTTATTCTTCTTAGAATATATTGGAACTTTAAATCTAAAAGAATGAGAGGAAAACCTTTACCTTTACTTGATGGTGAATTTTCTAGATTAAAGAAAGGTAAAGGGATGGTTTATTTCTTTTCTCCAACATGCAAACCGTGTAAGGAGATGGAACCTATAATTAAAAAACTTTCAAGAGATGCAAAGATTAAAGTTGTAAGGGTTGATGTTAACAAAAAACCCGAACTTGCAAGGAAGTTTGGAGTTCTTGCTACGCCGTGTGAGATCCTTACAAAGGATGGAAAGATTGTGAAGATTTTTCTTGGCCCTGCTACAGAAGGGGATATAAGGAAGGCACTTGAGCTATGA
- a CDS encoding sensor histidine kinase, which translates to MLKSKRVRKRILNIAGLLTGFFILAFFGTKFLSWISGKFYLSNPSFHILFSINLLLLLVIFVFLIRNIFLLFVPYRSTRLRFKLVTAFSLLILGPALFSVFISTNFINRGLDRLFKLQMKRSIETAVSVGSATFDLLSDDVASFLKTFPSFKRVNLKKSGFEGICRITGEKVECRGKIDINPDLVKNVVDVSGIYSRLNRKNRSLTVCIKRGGRYYCALKKLPEKFMKNLSQLEQLKLDYSLMKSYEKPIKGVYTATFFVMGVLVLVGAFWFARYFEKMINVPVEALYRATRKISTGNLDVKIEVEGTDELRNVISAFNYMVEQLKALKNRLEMEKRYIENIINAISPAVITISKDGQIISFNSAAKTMLGDLKRGISPMKAFKDFPEFRAFLSKLIVSGGGREEVKEIIDGKERIFSVEVVKLPDEGFVVIIEDITKIVSAQKMSAWREVAQRLAHEIKNPLTPISLSAERIKRIIGKQDFPQEKKEIIDRAVSLILEEVESIRRLIDEFRMFARLPLPDKRLEDINKLINDFVSSYKEKISVVIDLASDIPAVPVDKRLLREVLLNLMENSIDAGADTVYITTTYRDNKVFIVFRDNGPGVPEELGDTVFSPHISTKKTGWGLGLAIAKKIVEDHGGKIFLADRNTFIIELPV; encoded by the coding sequence GTGCTTAAGAGTAAAAGGGTAAGGAAGCGGATTTTAAACATAGCCGGTTTATTAACCGGCTTTTTTATTCTTGCTTTTTTTGGAACCAAGTTTCTCTCATGGATATCTGGAAAATTCTATTTAAGCAACCCTTCCTTTCATATACTTTTTTCTATTAATCTCCTTTTACTTCTTGTTATCTTTGTTTTTCTTATCAGAAACATTTTTCTGCTTTTTGTTCCCTATCGTTCAACCCGTTTAAGATTTAAACTTGTAACGGCTTTTTCTCTTCTTATCCTTGGACCTGCTCTTTTTTCAGTTTTTATCTCTACAAATTTTATTAATAGGGGGCTTGATAGACTTTTTAAACTTCAAATGAAAAGAAGTATAGAGACTGCAGTATCTGTAGGTTCTGCAACATTTGATCTTCTTTCTGATGACGTTGCTTCATTTTTAAAAACTTTTCCTTCATTTAAAAGAGTTAATTTAAAAAAAAGTGGATTTGAAGGAATCTGCCGTATTACAGGGGAAAAGGTGGAATGTAGAGGGAAGATAGATATAAACCCGGACCTTGTTAAAAATGTTGTTGATGTTTCAGGTATCTATTCTCGCCTTAATAGGAAAAATAGGAGTTTAACTGTCTGTATAAAGAGGGGAGGAAGATATTACTGTGCCTTGAAAAAGCTTCCTGAAAAGTTTATGAAAAACCTTTCTCAGCTTGAACAGTTAAAACTGGATTACTCTTTAATGAAAAGTTATGAGAAGCCTATAAAAGGGGTTTATACAGCTACTTTCTTTGTTATGGGTGTTCTTGTTTTGGTTGGAGCTTTTTGGTTTGCAAGATATTTTGAGAAAATGATAAATGTTCCAGTTGAAGCTCTTTACAGAGCCACAAGAAAAATTTCTACTGGAAATCTTGATGTAAAAATTGAGGTGGAAGGGACGGATGAACTTAGAAATGTTATTTCGGCTTTTAACTATATGGTTGAGCAGTTAAAGGCTTTGAAAAACAGATTGGAGATGGAAAAGAGATACATTGAAAACATTATTAATGCGATTTCTCCTGCTGTGATAACTATTTCAAAAGATGGACAGATTATTTCCTTCAACAGTGCTGCTAAAACGATGTTAGGTGATTTAAAGCGGGGAATTTCACCGATGAAAGCTTTTAAAGATTTTCCTGAATTTAGGGCCTTTTTGTCAAAATTAATAGTTTCTGGTGGTGGAAGGGAGGAAGTTAAAGAAATTATTGATGGTAAAGAGCGGATATTTTCTGTAGAGGTGGTTAAACTTCCTGATGAAGGATTTGTTGTCATTATTGAAGATATTACCAAAATAGTTAGTGCTCAGAAAATGTCTGCATGGAGAGAGGTAGCTCAAAGACTTGCTCATGAAATTAAAAATCCTTTAACTCCCATTTCTCTTTCGGCAGAGAGAATAAAAAGAATTATTGGAAAACAGGATTTTCCACAGGAGAAAAAAGAGATTATAGATAGGGCTGTTTCTCTTATACTTGAAGAGGTGGAATCTATAAGGCGATTAATTGATGAATTTAGAATGTTTGCCAGATTGCCGCTTCCTGATAAAAGACTTGAGGATATAAATAAACTTATAAATGACTTTGTTTCAAGTTATAAAGAGAAGATTTCTGTTGTTATTGATCTGGCTTCTGATATCCCTGCTGTTCCTGTTGATAAAAGGCTTTTGAGGGAAGTGTTGTTAAATCTTATGGAGAATAGTATAGATGCGGGGGCTGATACCGTTTACATCACTACCACTTATAGAGACAACAAAGTTTTTATTGTTTTTAGAGACAATGGTCCGGGTGTTCCTGAAGAGCTTGGTGATACTGTTTTTTCACCTCACATTTCAACAAAGAAAACCGGATGGGGACTTGGGCTTGCGATAGCCAAAAAGATTGTAGAAGATCATGGAGGGAAAATTTTTCTTGCAGATAGAAACACTTTTATTATAGAGCTTCCTGTTTAG
- the sucD gene encoding succinate--CoA ligase subunit alpha, with the protein MSVLIDKNTKVVVQGLTGKEGSFHAKQCLEYGTQIVAGVTPGKGGLTWEDDEKKYKVPVFNTVEEAVKETGADASLIFVPPAFAADAILEAADAGIKLIICITEGIPVNDMVKVKRALEGTGVRYVGPNCPGVITPEECKMGIMPGHIFKKGYVGIVSRSGTLTYEAAYQLTTRGIGQSTVIGIGGDPVPGTTHKEAVEMFNNDPETKAIVLIGEIGGTMEEEAAEYIKNNVDKPVIAYIAGVTAPPGRRMGHAGAIISGGKGDAKSKMEALREAGAYVCDTPAEIGAMVEKALKERDLL; encoded by the coding sequence ATGAGCGTTCTTATAGATAAAAACACAAAAGTAGTTGTTCAGGGTTTAACGGGAAAAGAGGGTTCTTTTCACGCTAAACAGTGCCTTGAATATGGAACTCAAATAGTTGCCGGAGTTACTCCTGGTAAAGGTGGACTTACATGGGAAGATGATGAGAAGAAGTATAAAGTTCCTGTGTTTAATACCGTTGAAGAAGCTGTTAAAGAAACAGGGGCAGATGCTTCTTTAATTTTTGTCCCACCGGCGTTTGCTGCAGATGCAATACTTGAGGCTGCTGATGCCGGAATAAAGCTTATTATCTGCATTACAGAAGGGATTCCTGTTAATGATATGGTTAAAGTTAAAAGAGCTTTAGAGGGAACAGGTGTCAGGTATGTTGGTCCAAACTGTCCCGGTGTTATTACACCTGAAGAGTGTAAAATGGGAATTATGCCAGGGCACATTTTTAAGAAAGGTTATGTTGGTATTGTTTCAAGAAGTGGAACATTAACATATGAAGCAGCTTATCAGCTTACAACACGAGGAATAGGTCAGTCAACGGTTATTGGTATCGGTGGAGACCCTGTTCCTGGGACAACCCATAAAGAAGCTGTGGAGATGTTTAATAATGACCCGGAAACAAAAGCTATAGTTCTTATAGGTGAGATTGGTGGAACTATGGAAGAGGAAGCGGCAGAATACATTAAAAACAATGTGGATAAGCCGGTGATTGCTTATATAGCCGGTGTTACTGCGCCTCCTGGAAGAAGGATGGGACACGCGGGAGCTATTATTTCTGGTGGAAAAGGTGATGCTAAAAGTAAAATGGAAGCCTTAAGAGAAGCTGGTGCTTACGTTTGCGATACTCCGGCCGAAATCGGCGCTATGGTGGAAAAAGCTTTAAAAGAAAGAGACCTTTTGTAA
- a CDS encoding 2-oxoacid:acceptor oxidoreductase subunit alpha: protein MAKLELKYGNHACAEAAIIAGCRFYAGYPITPSSEIAEKMAELLPKVRGAFIQMEDEIGAMGCAIGGAFAGKKSMTATSGPGFSLKVENIGYAVMSEAPVVIVNVQRGGPSTGLPTQVGQQDILQTQWGPHGDKLIPAFCPASVEEVMEETIRAFNWAERLRTPVVLLLDEVIGHMKESVDMEKFENPEIWNRKKPKVSPEEYLAYKPEEDDVPALADFGDGYRYHVTGLMHDYTGFPTTNPEMCQELVERLIRKVRRRAKELEKNEEFMLDDAEFAIVAFGSTARSAKLAVKLAREKGIKVGLFRPVTLFPSPEETLYRLAGKVKAILVPELNMGQYVLEVERCTKGQCPIFRMNRANGQMIYPFEILEKIEEIASRKIVIPVSKA, encoded by the coding sequence ATGGCAAAGCTTGAGTTAAAGTATGGAAACCATGCCTGTGCAGAAGCGGCAATTATCGCAGGTTGTAGATTTTACGCTGGATATCCTATTACTCCTTCTTCTGAAATTGCAGAAAAAATGGCAGAGCTTCTTCCTAAAGTGAGAGGTGCTTTTATTCAGATGGAAGATGAGATTGGTGCTATGGGTTGTGCTATAGGTGGGGCTTTTGCAGGTAAGAAGTCTATGACGGCTACATCCGGTCCCGGATTTTCTTTAAAAGTGGAGAATATCGGTTATGCTGTGATGTCTGAAGCTCCTGTGGTTATCGTGAATGTTCAAAGGGGCGGTCCTTCAACGGGTCTTCCGACTCAGGTTGGACAGCAGGATATACTTCAAACTCAGTGGGGACCTCACGGAGATAAACTTATACCTGCTTTCTGTCCTGCTTCTGTTGAAGAGGTTATGGAAGAGACTATTAGAGCTTTCAACTGGGCAGAAAGGTTAAGAACACCTGTGGTGCTTCTTCTTGATGAAGTTATCGGCCATATGAAAGAGTCTGTTGATATGGAAAAGTTTGAAAATCCTGAAATCTGGAATAGAAAGAAGCCAAAGGTTTCTCCTGAAGAGTATCTTGCTTATAAACCTGAAGAGGATGATGTTCCTGCTCTTGCTGATTTTGGAGATGGTTATAGATACCATGTAACAGGGCTTATGCACGATTACACAGGCTTTCCGACAACAAATCCAGAAATGTGTCAGGAGCTTGTTGAAAGACTTATAAGAAAGGTGAGAAGGAGAGCTAAAGAGCTTGAAAAAAATGAGGAATTTATGCTTGATGATGCTGAATTTGCGATTGTTGCTTTCGGTTCAACTGCAAGATCTGCAAAGCTTGCTGTTAAGCTTGCAAGGGAGAAAGGTATTAAAGTTGGACTTTTCAGACCTGTAACTCTTTTCCCTTCACCTGAAGAAACTCTTTACAGACTTGCTGGGAAAGTAAAGGCTATACTTGTTCCAGAGCTTAATATGGGGCAGTATGTTCTTGAAGTTGAAAGATGCACAAAAGGGCAGTGTCCGATTTTCAGAATGAACAGAGCAAACGGCCAGATGATATATCCGTTTGAAATTCTTGAAAAGATAGAAGAGATAGCAAGTAGAAAAATAGTTATTCCAGTTTCAAAAGCTTAA
- a CDS encoding NAD(P)H-hydrate dehydratase — translation MYVLKATEMAEIDRVTINEIGVPGAVLMENAARGLASVIFDRVKGKNALIVCGAGNNGGDGFAVARNLINHGYKVEIVLLTSPERLKGDAKINYDILLNMGVDVKVAEKETDLTVLLDSLKNADFVVDAIFGTGLTRPVEGFYATAIKFINEKSNFTVSVDIPSGLFAGESFLPEGEFIKADITVTFAYPKIAHVLPPACKMCGEVFVVDISIPESKVKNLLPHRELITVEKVAPAFPGRDMDTHKYNYGYLAVIGGSCGKTGAVSMTAMASLRTGVGLVTAIVPRDLNTIYEVKLTEPMTIPIISAEKGHFNANSLDEVITVLKESKFSTVAIGPGLGWNKDTEIFVSELLKTIKKPVVLDADGLNSISKNVDILKTLRETPILTPHTGEFSRLTGIPVKEINNRPIDTAVKFATEYGVVLVLKGARTIVATPEGKVYINTLGNPGMATAGTGDVLTGIIGALRAKGLSAELSAVAGVFVHSLSGDLAAKTLGEESLIATDLIKTLPEAIRFLKEAAEKEKSKDSFVKSFREIVGA, via the coding sequence ATGTATGTTTTAAAAGCAACCGAGATGGCGGAGATAGACAGAGTAACTATTAATGAGATAGGCGTTCCCGGTGCTGTTCTTATGGAGAATGCGGCAAGAGGATTGGCATCTGTTATTTTTGACCGTGTAAAAGGGAAAAATGCTCTTATTGTTTGTGGTGCCGGAAATAACGGTGGAGATGGTTTTGCCGTTGCAAGGAATCTTATTAATCACGGCTATAAAGTAGAAATAGTTCTTCTTACATCTCCTGAGAGGTTGAAAGGTGATGCAAAAATCAACTACGACATTCTCCTTAATATGGGAGTTGATGTTAAAGTTGCTGAGAAAGAAACAGATTTAACTGTTTTGCTTGATAGTCTTAAAAATGCAGATTTTGTTGTTGATGCTATTTTTGGCACAGGTTTAACAAGACCTGTTGAGGGTTTTTATGCTACGGCTATAAAGTTTATTAATGAGAAGAGTAACTTTACTGTTTCTGTTGATATTCCATCTGGACTTTTTGCCGGTGAATCATTCCTGCCTGAAGGTGAATTTATCAAGGCTGATATAACTGTTACATTTGCCTATCCTAAAATTGCTCACGTCTTACCGCCAGCGTGTAAAATGTGCGGGGAGGTTTTTGTTGTTGATATTTCTATTCCTGAGAGTAAAGTTAAAAATCTTTTACCCCATAGAGAGCTTATAACGGTTGAGAAAGTTGCTCCCGCTTTTCCAGGAAGGGATATGGATACTCACAAATACAATTACGGCTATCTTGCTGTTATAGGTGGTTCTTGCGGAAAAACCGGTGCTGTTTCTATGACTGCTATGGCATCTTTAAGAACCGGCGTTGGTCTTGTAACTGCTATTGTTCCGAGGGATCTTAACACTATTTATGAGGTGAAACTTACCGAGCCGATGACAATTCCGATAATTTCTGCTGAAAAAGGACATTTTAATGCCAATTCCCTTGATGAGGTTATTACTGTTTTAAAAGAAAGCAAGTTTTCTACAGTTGCGATAGGCCCGGGACTTGGATGGAATAAAGATACTGAAATTTTCGTTTCGGAACTTTTGAAGACTATTAAAAAGCCTGTTGTCCTTGATGCTGACGGACTTAACAGTATTTCTAAGAATGTTGATATTCTTAAAACTTTAAGGGAAACTCCAATTCTTACTCCTCATACAGGAGAGTTTTCAAGGCTTACAGGAATACCTGTAAAGGAGATAAATAATAGACCTATTGACACTGCAGTTAAGTTTGCTACAGAATATGGTGTTGTTCTTGTTCTAAAGGGGGCAAGAACTATTGTTGCAACTCCCGAAGGGAAAGTTTACATAAATACTTTAGGTAATCCGGGAATGGCAACAGCTGGAACAGGGGATGTTTTAACGGGTATTATAGGAGCTTTAAGGGCTAAAGGATTATCAGCAGAACTTTCTGCTGTTGCCGGAGTGTTTGTTCACTCTCTTTCAGGGGATTTAGCAGCTAAAACTTTGGGAGAAGAGTCTCTTATCGCTACAGATTTAATTAAAACTCTTCCTGAGGCTATACGATTTTTAAAGGAAGCTGCAGAAAAAGAAAAGTCTAAAGATAGCTTTGTTAAATCTTTTCGTGAGATTGTAGGTGCTTAA
- a CDS encoding MBL fold metallo-hydrolase — translation MKVTFCGAAGVVTGSCFLIEAENVRFLVDCGQFQGDVKLEDENFRFPFDPSTIDFVLLTHGHLDHCGRLPLLVNKGFKGKIFATDGTIDIARLILMDAAQVQEETIVTVNRKRMREGLPPVKPLFLLDDVFEVFPLFESVEQNRQIEYKGVRFCFRDAGHILCSSFVEIDIEGKTVVFSGDLGNRGKPIVPDPQEPSPADVVFMETTYGDRKHRTLEDSVKELKDAINDTFKRGGVVLIPSFALERAQDVLYFIRQFVEKGEIPRCNVFLDSPLAISITKVFRRHRECFDDEALNKRNLFDFPGLKFTRTVEESMKINNIKSKAIIIAGNGMCTGGRILHHLRHHLWDRNSSIVFIGYQAEGTTGREIVDGKKKVKIFNELIKVNSKVYTINGFSSHADQPQLLNWLSHGIKEGTEVVLIHGEKRAMSVFAKKVEELFDISPVMPSLYETLIF, via the coding sequence ATGAAGGTAACCTTTTGCGGTGCTGCTGGTGTTGTAACGGGAAGTTGCTTTCTTATTGAAGCGGAAAATGTCAGGTTTCTTGTTGATTGTGGTCAGTTTCAGGGTGATGTGAAGCTTGAGGATGAGAACTTTCGTTTTCCCTTTGATCCTTCAACGATAGATTTTGTTCTTTTAACCCACGGACATCTTGACCACTGCGGCAGATTGCCGCTTCTTGTAAATAAAGGTTTTAAAGGCAAAATCTTTGCTACAGACGGGACTATAGATATAGCCCGGCTGATTTTAATGGATGCGGCTCAGGTTCAGGAAGAGACAATAGTTACTGTTAATAGAAAACGGATGAGGGAAGGATTACCACCTGTTAAGCCACTTTTTCTCCTTGATGATGTTTTTGAGGTTTTTCCTCTTTTTGAGTCTGTTGAACAGAACAGGCAGATTGAATATAAAGGGGTAAGATTTTGTTTTCGTGATGCGGGACATATTCTCTGTTCTTCTTTTGTTGAGATTGATATTGAAGGAAAAACGGTTGTTTTCTCGGGGGATTTGGGAAATAGAGGAAAACCAATAGTTCCCGACCCTCAAGAGCCATCCCCGGCAGATGTGGTTTTTATGGAGACAACTTACGGAGATAGGAAACATAGAACTTTGGAGGATTCAGTTAAAGAGCTTAAAGATGCGATCAATGATACTTTTAAAAGGGGAGGTGTTGTTCTCATTCCCTCTTTTGCCCTTGAAAGGGCTCAGGATGTCCTTTATTTTATCAGACAGTTTGTTGAGAAAGGAGAGATTCCCCGATGTAACGTTTTTCTTGACAGTCCCCTTGCAATTTCAATAACCAAAGTTTTTAGAAGACATCGGGAGTGTTTTGATGATGAAGCTTTAAATAAAAGAAATCTTTTTGATTTTCCTGGGTTGAAATTTACTAGAACGGTGGAAGAATCTATGAAAATTAACAATATAAAGTCAAAAGCGATAATAATTGCCGGGAACGGCATGTGCACAGGGGGAAGGATACTTCACCATCTGAGGCATCATCTGTGGGATAGAAATAGCTCAATAGTGTTCATAGGTTATCAGGCAGAAGGAACAACGGGAAGGGAAATAGTTGATGGAAAGAAAAAGGTTAAAATATTTAACGAGCTTATAAAGGTTAATTCAAAGGTATATACGATTAACGGGTTTTCATCTCATGCAGATCAACCGCAGCTTCTTAACTGGCTTTCTCACGGAATTAAAGAGGGGACAGAGGTGGTTCTTATACACGGAGAGAAAAGAGCTATGAGTGTTTTTGCTAAAAAGGTAGAGGAGTTGTTTGATATTTCACCGGTAATGCCGTCTCTTTATGAAACTTTAATTTTTTGA
- a CDS encoding 4Fe-4S binding protein has translation MTKPKGIVEINVEWCKGCNVCASVCPTDVLELDRVRAVMTVKHPEKCIGCNQCEMICPDFCIYVFKPEEFEEITGSKSA, from the coding sequence ATGACAAAGCCAAAAGGGATAGTTGAAATTAACGTTGAGTGGTGTAAAGGATGCAATGTTTGTGCTTCTGTATGTCCTACAGATGTTCTTGAACTTGACAGAGTTAGAGCTGTTATGACTGTTAAGCATCCTGAAAAGTGTATAGGATGTAATCAGTGTGAAATGATATGTCCAGATTTCTGTATCTATGTTTTTAAACCTGAAGAGTTTGAAGAAATTACAGGAAGTAAAAGTGCTTAA
- the polX gene encoding DNA polymerase/3'-5' exonuclease PolX yields the protein MKNRELAKIFEKWADILEFKGDNPYHIRAYRNAARIINDLTEDIEVLAKEGKLTSIPGIGQRLQAKILEFLKTGKIEEFEKIKREVPDTIFTLLDIPGVGPKTVKLLYENLGVRSLEDLKRVIENGKIYSLPGFRQKKVEKIRKGIELLEKSRGRILLGVAVFIVDRIVEQLKSHSAVEKISVAGSTRRMKETVGDIDILATGKNLEIIEAFVSLPNVREILWKGTKKATVIVEEGEQVDLRVTEPECYGAALQYFTGSRAHNIHLRTICVKNGLKLNEYGLFKGDERIAGKTEEEIYSALGMDTPPPEIREDTGEIEAALEHKLPALLEDKHIKGDLHIHSNWSDGASTIEELIDEALKRGYKYIAITDHSKSLKVASGLSEEDLLRRNYEIDKWNEKLNGKLVLLKGTEVDILPDGSLDYDDEILKQLDFVVASIHSRFNRDNTDRILKAMENPYVNVIGHPTGRIIGSRDPYPLDMEKVMEKAVETGTALELNCYYDRLDLKDTNCRLAKRYGVKISLGTDSHHRDHMWMMKLGVGTARRGWLERKDVINTYTLKKLKEFVLRKRKLFGVL from the coding sequence ATGAAAAACAGGGAGCTTGCGAAGATTTTTGAAAAGTGGGCTGATATTCTGGAATTTAAGGGAGATAATCCTTACCATATAAGAGCTTACCGAAATGCTGCAAGGATTATAAACGACCTTACTGAAGATATAGAAGTTCTTGCGAAAGAAGGGAAACTTACTTCTATTCCAGGAATAGGACAGAGATTGCAGGCTAAAATTCTTGAGTTTCTGAAGACCGGTAAGATTGAGGAGTTTGAAAAAATTAAAAGGGAAGTTCCTGATACTATTTTCACACTTCTTGATATTCCCGGTGTGGGGCCTAAAACGGTAAAACTTCTGTATGAAAATTTGGGGGTCAGAAGTTTAGAAGATCTTAAAAGGGTGATTGAAAACGGAAAAATTTACTCTCTACCAGGTTTTCGCCAGAAAAAGGTTGAGAAGATAAGGAAGGGAATAGAGCTTCTTGAAAAATCAAGGGGAAGAATTTTACTTGGAGTTGCTGTTTTTATAGTTGACAGGATAGTGGAGCAGCTAAAATCCCATTCGGCTGTTGAAAAGATAAGTGTTGCCGGTTCAACAAGACGAATGAAAGAGACTGTTGGGGATATAGATATTCTCGCAACAGGTAAAAATCTTGAAATAATAGAAGCTTTTGTTTCTCTTCCAAATGTTAGGGAGATTCTATGGAAAGGAACAAAAAAGGCAACAGTTATTGTTGAGGAGGGCGAGCAAGTTGATTTAAGGGTAACAGAGCCGGAGTGTTATGGAGCGGCGCTTCAGTATTTTACAGGTTCAAGGGCACATAATATCCATCTACGAACTATTTGTGTTAAAAATGGGTTAAAGCTTAACGAGTATGGGCTTTTTAAGGGAGATGAGAGGATAGCTGGAAAAACGGAGGAGGAGATATATTCGGCTCTTGGGATGGATACGCCACCTCCAGAAATAAGAGAGGATACGGGGGAGATAGAAGCGGCTCTTGAGCATAAGCTTCCTGCTCTTTTGGAGGATAAACATATAAAAGGAGACCTTCACATTCATTCAAACTGGTCAGACGGTGCTTCAACCATTGAAGAGCTGATAGATGAGGCGCTAAAAAGAGGTTATAAATATATAGCGATAACAGACCATTCGAAATCTTTAAAGGTTGCTTCAGGTCTTTCTGAGGAGGATCTTTTAAGAAGAAACTACGAGATAGATAAGTGGAATGAAAAGCTTAACGGGAAACTTGTTCTTCTTAAAGGTACAGAAGTTGATATTCTTCCTGACGGTTCTCTTGATTATGATGATGAGATTTTAAAGCAGCTTGATTTTGTGGTTGCCTCAATTCATTCAAGATTTAATAGGGACAATACAGACAGAATTTTAAAAGCGATGGAAAATCCTTATGTTAATGTTATAGGACATCCTACAGGTAGAATTATCGGAAGCAGGGACCCTTATCCTCTTGATATGGAAAAGGTTATGGAGAAAGCTGTAGAGACAGGAACTGCACTTGAGCTTAACTGTTACTATGATAGGCTTGACCTTAAAGATACCAACTGTCGTCTTGCAAAAAGATACGGAGTAAAAATTTCCCTTGGCACAGATTCACACCATAGGGACCACATGTGGATGATGAAACTTGGCGTGGGGACGGCGAGAAGGGGCTGGCTTGAAAGGAAGGATGTTATCAATACATACACATTGAAAAAATTAAAGGAGTTCGTTTTAAGAAAACGAAAACTGTTTGGAGTTTTGTAG